A genome region from Ralstonia solanacearum K60 includes the following:
- a CDS encoding NADP-dependent malic enzyme, protein MTTVDTQPQQPARTDEELKAQQRAALRKAALEYHEFPTPGKISVTPTKPLSNQRDLALAYSPGVAAACEEIVADSANSFRYTARGNLVAVVTNGTAVLGLGDIGPEAAKPVMEGKGGLFKKFAGIDVFDIEINEKDPQKLVDIIASLEPTFGGINLEDIKAPECFFVERELRKRMKIPVFHDDQHGTAIVVGAGITNALQVVGKDIKKVKLVASGAGAAALACLDLLVDLGLPRENIWVTDLAGVVYEGRTELMDPDKAVFAQKTDKRTLAEVIDDADIFLGLSAAGVLKQDMVKRMADRPIIFALANPNPEIMPELAKEVRPDVIMGTGRTDYPNQVNNVLCFPFIFRGALDVGATTITREMEVAAVHAVAELARQEQSDIVATAYGIQDLSFGPEYLIPKPFDPRLIVKIAPAVAQAAMDSGVAKRPIEDMDAYRQHLQQFVYHSGTLMKPIFSVARKVPMEHKRIVFAEGEEERVLRAVQVVVDEKLANPILIGRPGVIAHRIERFGLRLREGVDFTIVNPEHDQRFRDYWETYYKLMARKGVTPQYAKLEVRRRSTLIGAVMIHKGEADGMICGTVSNTAAHLRYIDQVIGGTNCVYAAMNGLVLPGRQIFLTDTHVNVDPTAEQLAEITIMAAEELCRFGIKPKVALVSHSNFGSSEAPSAVKMRETLAILRERAPQLEVDGEMHGDAALDQKLRDALVPDSTLDGEANLLVMPNIDAANIAYNLLKTAAGNNIAIGPILLGAKRPVHILTPSATVRRILNMTALTVVDAAAQAQR, encoded by the coding sequence ATGACCACGGTGGATACCCAGCCTCAACAGCCCGCCCGCACGGACGAAGAACTCAAGGCGCAGCAACGCGCCGCCTTGCGCAAGGCCGCGCTGGAGTACCACGAGTTTCCGACCCCGGGCAAGATTTCGGTCACGCCGACCAAGCCGCTGTCCAACCAGCGCGACCTGGCCCTGGCGTACTCCCCCGGCGTCGCCGCCGCTTGCGAAGAGATCGTCGCCGACTCCGCCAACTCCTTCCGCTACACCGCGCGCGGCAACCTGGTCGCCGTGGTGACCAACGGCACCGCCGTGCTCGGACTGGGCGATATCGGCCCCGAAGCCGCCAAGCCGGTGATGGAAGGCAAGGGCGGTCTCTTCAAGAAATTCGCCGGAATCGATGTTTTTGACATCGAGATCAACGAAAAAGACCCCCAGAAGCTGGTCGACATCATCGCCTCCCTGGAGCCGACCTTCGGCGGCATCAACCTGGAGGACATCAAGGCGCCGGAGTGCTTCTTCGTCGAGCGCGAGTTGCGCAAGCGCATGAAGATCCCCGTCTTCCATGATGACCAGCACGGCACCGCCATCGTGGTGGGCGCGGGCATCACCAACGCGCTCCAGGTGGTCGGCAAGGACATCAAGAAGGTCAAGCTGGTGGCCTCGGGCGCCGGTGCGGCCGCGCTGGCCTGCCTGGACCTGCTGGTCGACCTGGGCCTGCCGCGCGAGAACATCTGGGTGACGGACCTGGCCGGCGTGGTCTACGAAGGCCGTACCGAGCTGATGGACCCGGACAAGGCCGTCTTCGCGCAGAAGACCGACAAGCGCACGCTGGCCGAAGTCATCGACGATGCCGACATCTTCCTGGGCCTGTCCGCCGCCGGCGTGCTCAAGCAGGACATGGTCAAGCGCATGGCCGACAGGCCGATCATCTTCGCGCTGGCCAACCCGAACCCGGAAATCATGCCGGAGCTGGCCAAGGAAGTGCGCCCGGACGTCATCATGGGCACCGGTCGCACCGATTATCCGAACCAGGTCAACAACGTCCTGTGCTTCCCGTTCATCTTCCGCGGCGCGCTGGACGTGGGTGCGACCACCATCACGCGCGAGATGGAAGTCGCCGCCGTGCATGCCGTGGCTGAGCTGGCCCGCCAGGAACAGAGCGACATCGTTGCCACGGCCTACGGCATCCAGGACCTGTCGTTCGGGCCGGAATACCTGATCCCCAAGCCCTTCGATCCGCGCCTGATCGTGAAGATCGCGCCGGCAGTGGCGCAGGCCGCCATGGATTCCGGCGTGGCGAAGCGCCCGATCGAGGACATGGACGCCTACCGCCAGCACCTGCAGCAGTTCGTCTACCACTCGGGCACGCTGATGAAGCCGATCTTCTCGGTCGCCCGCAAGGTGCCGATGGAGCACAAGCGCATCGTCTTCGCCGAGGGCGAAGAGGAGCGCGTGCTGCGCGCCGTACAGGTCGTCGTCGATGAAAAGCTGGCCAACCCGATCCTGATTGGCCGTCCGGGCGTGATCGCCCACCGCATCGAGCGCTTCGGCCTGCGCCTGCGCGAGGGTGTCGACTTCACCATCGTCAACCCCGAACACGACCAGCGTTTCCGTGATTACTGGGAGACGTACTACAAGCTGATGGCGCGCAAGGGCGTCACGCCGCAGTACGCCAAGCTGGAAGTGCGCCGCCGCTCCACGCTGATCGGCGCCGTGATGATCCACAAGGGCGAGGCCGACGGCATGATCTGCGGCACGGTCAGCAACACCGCTGCCCACCTGCGCTATATCGACCAGGTCATCGGCGGCACCAACTGCGTGTATGCGGCGATGAACGGCCTGGTGCTGCCGGGTCGCCAGATTTTCCTGACCGACACGCACGTCAACGTCGACCCGACCGCCGAGCAACTGGCCGAGATCACCATCATGGCCGCCGAAGAGCTGTGCCGTTTCGGCATCAAGCCGAAGGTGGCGCTGGTCTCGCATTCGAACTTCGGCTCGTCCGAGGCGCCTTCCGCCGTCAAGATGCGCGAAACCCTCGCCATCCTGCGCGAACGTGCCCCGCAACTGGAAGTGGATGGCGAAATGCACGGTGATGCCGCGCTCGACCAGAAGCTGCGCGACGCGCTGGTGCCGGATTCCACGCTGGACGGCGAAGCCAACCTGCTGGTGATGCCGAACATCGATGCCGCCAATATCGCCTACAACCTGCTGAAGACGGCGGCCGGCAACAACATCGCCATCGGCCCGATTCTGTTGGGAGCCAAGCGTCCGGTGCATATCCTGACGCCGTCGGCCACGGTGCGGCGCATTCTCAACATGACGGCGCTGACCGTTGTGGACGCCGCGGCACAGGCGCAGCGCTGA
- a CDS encoding ribonuclease: MTKRLGAWIGRSVSQAMARGALTAMLALSAVGLPATAAARDTTGMAVVMGTIPAAELPNEAQRTLVLIEQGGPFPYAKDGTTFGNYEGGLPARKRGYYHEYTVKTRGARNRGARRIICGGDQRAANDCYYTQDHYNSFQRIQR, encoded by the coding sequence ATGACAAAGCGACTTGGGGCGTGGATCGGCCGCTCCGTATCTCAGGCGATGGCGCGGGGTGCGCTGACGGCGATGCTTGCGCTGTCCGCCGTCGGGTTGCCGGCGACGGCTGCTGCCCGGGACACCACCGGCATGGCAGTGGTGATGGGAACCATTCCTGCGGCGGAGCTGCCCAACGAGGCGCAGCGCACGCTGGTGCTGATCGAGCAGGGTGGTCCGTTTCCCTATGCGAAAGATGGCACCACGTTCGGCAATTATGAGGGCGGTTTGCCAGCACGAAAGCGTGGCTACTATCACGAATACACCGTGAAGACGCGCGGTGCACGCAATCGTGGCGCCAGACGCATCATCTGCGGCGGCGACCAGCGCGCGGCCAACGATTGCTACTACACGCAAGATCACTACAACAGCTTTCAACGGATACAGCGATGA
- a CDS encoding barstar family protein: MTTNMFGLDDSLTARDERAARDAWHKAQNLYDGVLGMHSLGPRVGGAAKLMPQDANQKDDGDDGGREDAMNLFKTVRPNIVQSIRAFRVADLADAATGLGQHFLYANCAAATTKGEVLDVIAREFLFPKHFGKNFDALADCLTDMIYKAGPQPGFVIVLEGLPCAPKFDKEARETLLDVFRDAAEFWAERKVQFRVFYSFA; this comes from the coding sequence ATGACGACCAACATGTTTGGGCTGGACGACTCGCTCACCGCTCGCGATGAGCGCGCTGCCCGCGATGCGTGGCACAAGGCGCAGAACCTGTACGACGGCGTACTCGGGATGCATTCCCTCGGCCCGCGTGTCGGGGGGGCGGCCAAGCTCATGCCGCAAGACGCCAATCAGAAGGACGACGGAGACGATGGAGGCCGCGAAGACGCCATGAACCTGTTCAAGACGGTGCGTCCGAATATCGTGCAATCGATCCGCGCATTCCGCGTGGCCGACCTGGCCGACGCGGCTACCGGCCTCGGCCAGCATTTCCTCTACGCCAACTGTGCGGCGGCAACCACCAAGGGCGAAGTGCTCGACGTGATCGCGCGCGAGTTCCTGTTCCCCAAGCATTTCGGCAAGAACTTCGATGCGCTGGCCGACTGTCTAACCGACATGATCTACAAGGCCGGCCCGCAGCCGGGCTTCGTGATCGTGCTGGAAGGTCTGCCCTGCGCGCCCAAGTTCGACAAGGAAGCGCGCGAGACACTGCTGGATGTGTTCCGCGATGCGGCCGAGTTCTGGGCCGAGCGCAAGGTACAGTTCCGCGTGTTCTACTCGTTTGCCTGA
- a CDS encoding YidB family protein gives MGLLESVLGLGGNDASGAQSSLLGNKKVLLAAGLLAYLAMKHGNAPAAGGEQQDGQGGSLFSSLGSLAGMLGGAGALGGLGGLLGQLTGGGGNADHAAVDATAPGGIGPLQQILEQAGLGEQVRSWIGNGQNLPVSSEQIAQALGGSGALSQLASTFGLNENEIASQLAEALPEAVNHLTPQGTLPSA, from the coding sequence ATGGGTCTACTCGAATCTGTGCTCGGCCTGGGCGGCAATGACGCCAGCGGCGCGCAGTCGTCCCTCCTGGGCAACAAGAAGGTGCTGCTGGCCGCCGGCCTGCTGGCCTACCTGGCAATGAAGCACGGCAACGCCCCCGCCGCGGGTGGTGAACAGCAGGACGGACAAGGCGGCAGCCTGTTCAGCTCGCTCGGGTCGCTGGCAGGCATGCTGGGCGGCGCGGGTGCGCTCGGTGGCCTGGGCGGCCTGCTAGGCCAGTTGACCGGCGGTGGCGGCAATGCCGATCACGCCGCCGTCGATGCCACCGCGCCGGGCGGCATCGGCCCGCTGCAGCAGATCCTGGAGCAGGCCGGCCTGGGCGAACAGGTCCGCTCATGGATCGGCAATGGCCAGAACCTGCCCGTGTCGAGCGAGCAGATCGCCCAGGCGCTGGGCGGCAGCGGCGCGCTGTCTCAACTGGCTTCGACTTTCGGCCTGAACGAAAACGAAATCGCCTCGCAACTCGCCGAGGCTCTACCCGAGGCCGTCAATCACCTGACGCCGCAAGGCACGCTGCCGAGCGCATGA
- a CDS encoding 16S rRNA (uracil(1498)-N(3))-methyltransferase — MGLPRFYIDSPLAPHTTVTLPESVARHIHVLRLAVGDDVQLFDGSGLEFRARLDAINRRDATASLADATQPDTEARYAITLAQGIAGGDKMDWLIEKAVELGVHAIAPLQTERGVVRLSGERATKRVQHWQALVQAACEQCGRARVPAVSPVTTLRDWLAAAKASDRARVMLSPRGSQSLTQWAAQSRERIDSAGIELLIGPEGGLSPDEESLAEAAGYLPLTLGRRILRTESAALVAVSALHTALGEF, encoded by the coding sequence ATGGGGCTTCCCCGTTTTTATATCGATTCACCGCTTGCGCCCCACACCACCGTCACGCTGCCGGAAAGCGTCGCGCGCCATATCCACGTGCTGCGCCTGGCCGTCGGTGACGATGTCCAATTGTTCGATGGCTCGGGCCTGGAGTTCCGCGCCCGCCTCGATGCGATCAACCGCCGCGACGCTACCGCCAGCCTGGCCGACGCCACGCAGCCCGACACTGAGGCACGCTACGCCATCACGCTTGCGCAGGGCATCGCCGGTGGCGACAAGATGGACTGGCTGATCGAGAAGGCTGTCGAGCTGGGCGTGCATGCCATCGCTCCACTGCAGACCGAGCGCGGTGTCGTGCGCCTGTCCGGCGAGCGCGCCACCAAGCGCGTCCAGCATTGGCAGGCGCTGGTGCAGGCCGCATGCGAACAGTGCGGCCGCGCGCGCGTGCCGGCCGTGTCCCCTGTCACAACCTTGCGCGACTGGCTGGCGGCTGCCAAGGCATCGGATCGCGCACGCGTCATGCTGTCGCCGCGCGGCAGCCAATCGCTCACGCAGTGGGCCGCGCAGTCGCGCGAGCGCATCGACAGCGCCGGCATCGAATTGCTGATCGGCCCGGAAGGTGGGCTGTCGCCCGACGAGGAGTCGCTGGCGGAAGCCGCCGGTTACTTACCGCTGACACTCGGCCGACGTATCCTGAGGACGGAGTCTGCGGCGTTGGTCGCCGTCTCTGCACTGCATACCGCCCTCGGCGAATTCTGA
- a CDS encoding VOC family protein, producing the protein MSFPRPANTPWLVPYLTVRDAAAAIAFYREAFGFGVQDEVHDHGRPIHVEMTYQGQLVLMFAPEGVFGSTARAPAAGGFECPQSFHLYCENVDAIYRRALEHGATAIMPPDNVFWGERYAAVRDPDGYRWGLACRPAGAPA; encoded by the coding sequence ATGAGCTTCCCCCGTCCCGCCAACACGCCGTGGCTCGTCCCGTACCTGACCGTGCGTGACGCTGCGGCCGCCATCGCCTTCTACCGAGAGGCCTTCGGCTTTGGCGTGCAGGACGAGGTGCACGACCACGGCCGGCCGATCCACGTCGAGATGACGTACCAAGGCCAACTGGTGCTGATGTTCGCACCCGAGGGCGTGTTCGGCTCCACAGCCAGGGCGCCGGCGGCCGGCGGCTTCGAGTGTCCGCAGAGCTTCCACCTCTATTGCGAGAACGTCGACGCAATATACCGGCGCGCCCTCGAACATGGCGCCACGGCCATCATGCCGCCCGACAACGTTTTCTGGGGCGAACGCTACGCTGCCGTGCGCGACCCCGACGGCTACCGCTGGGGTCTCGCCTGCCGCCCGGCCGGCGCGCCCGCCTGA
- the tkt gene encoding transketolase, whose amino-acid sequence MTASALHSITSLPTQQMANAIRVLAMDAVQQANSGHPGMPMGMADIAVALWSRHLRHNPANPHWPDRDRFVLSNGHGSMLLYALLHLTGYDLPISELKNFRQLHSKTAGHPEYGITPGVETTTGPLGQGITNAVGMALAERLLGQEFNRPGFDIVNHHTYVFLGDGCLMEGISHEACSLAGTLRLNKLVALWDDNGISIDGDVVHWFNDDTPKRFEAYGWNVIRAVDGHNVAAVEAAIAQAKVSDKPTLICCRTVIGKGAPTKEGGHDVHGAPLGGAEIAAAREALAWPHAPFEVPQAVYDAWDARGQGQALEKAWNALFEAYSERYPSEAEQFQRRMRGQLPEAFRKAAAEFIEKCEQKAETIATRKASQNTLEAYGPVLSELLGGSADLTGSNLTNWSGSKAVRVDAWGNHINYGVREFGMSAIMNGIALHGGYIPYGGTFLTFSDYSRNALRMAALMKIRSIFVFTHDSIGLGEDGPTHQSIEQVSSLRLIPNMDVWRTADTTETAVAWAAAIERRHGPSCLIFSRQNLPFQARNPATREAIARGGYVLRDAAEGKRPDVVIIATGSEVGLAVGAAEHLAAEGIQARVVSVPSTTVFDKQDAAYKASVLPAGVPRIAVEAGVTDFWWKYQVQAVVGIDTFGESAPAGVLFKHFGFTVENVSNTAKSVIAPAA is encoded by the coding sequence ATGACCGCCTCCGCCCTCCATTCGATCACCTCACTGCCCACCCAGCAGATGGCCAATGCCATCCGCGTGCTTGCCATGGACGCCGTCCAGCAAGCCAACTCGGGTCACCCCGGTATGCCGATGGGCATGGCGGACATCGCCGTAGCATTGTGGAGCCGCCATCTGCGACATAACCCGGCGAATCCGCACTGGCCTGACCGCGATCGTTTCGTGCTGTCCAACGGCCACGGTTCGATGCTGCTGTATGCACTGCTGCACCTGACCGGCTACGACCTGCCGATCTCGGAGCTGAAGAATTTCCGCCAATTGCACAGCAAGACCGCGGGTCACCCCGAATACGGCATCACGCCGGGTGTTGAGACCACCACGGGTCCGCTGGGGCAGGGCATCACTAACGCGGTCGGCATGGCGCTGGCCGAACGCCTGCTGGGCCAGGAATTCAATCGCCCCGGCTTCGACATCGTCAACCACCATACCTACGTTTTCCTGGGCGACGGCTGCCTGATGGAGGGCATCAGCCACGAGGCCTGCTCGCTGGCCGGTACGCTCCGGCTCAACAAGCTGGTCGCGCTGTGGGACGACAATGGCATCTCCATCGACGGTGACGTGGTCCACTGGTTCAACGACGACACGCCCAAACGCTTCGAAGCCTACGGCTGGAACGTGATCCGCGCCGTCGACGGCCACAACGTCGCCGCGGTGGAGGCCGCTATCGCACAGGCCAAGGTTTCCGACAAGCCGACTCTGATCTGCTGCCGTACCGTGATCGGCAAGGGCGCGCCCACCAAGGAGGGCGGTCACGACGTGCACGGCGCGCCGCTGGGCGGCGCCGAGATTGCCGCCGCGCGCGAGGCGCTGGCCTGGCCGCATGCGCCGTTCGAAGTGCCGCAGGCGGTGTACGACGCGTGGGACGCGCGCGGCCAGGGGCAGGCGCTGGAGAAGGCCTGGAACGCGCTGTTCGAGGCCTATTCCGAACGCTATCCGTCCGAAGCCGAGCAGTTCCAGCGCCGCATGCGCGGCCAGTTGCCGGAAGCCTTCAGGAAGGCCGCCGCCGAATTCATCGAGAAGTGCGAACAGAAGGCCGAGACCATCGCCACCCGCAAGGCCAGCCAGAACACGCTGGAAGCCTACGGTCCGGTGCTGTCCGAGCTGCTGGGCGGCTCGGCCGACCTGACCGGCTCGAACCTGACCAACTGGAGTGGCAGCAAGGCCGTGCGCGTGGATGCCTGGGGCAACCACATCAACTATGGCGTGCGCGAGTTCGGCATGAGCGCCATCATGAACGGCATTGCGCTGCATGGCGGCTATATCCCCTACGGCGGCACGTTCCTGACGTTTTCCGACTACAGCCGCAACGCGCTGCGCATGGCCGCGCTGATGAAGATCCGCTCGATCTTCGTTTTCACGCACGATTCCATCGGCCTGGGCGAAGACGGCCCGACCCACCAGTCGATCGAGCAAGTCTCCAGCCTGCGCCTGATCCCGAACATGGATGTCTGGCGCACTGCCGATACCACCGAAACCGCCGTCGCCTGGGCTGCCGCCATTGAGCGCCGGCACGGCCCGAGCTGCCTGATCTTCAGCCGCCAGAACCTCCCGTTCCAGGCGCGCAACCCGGCCACCCGCGAGGCCATCGCCCGCGGCGGCTACGTGCTGCGCGACGCGGCCGAAGGCAAGCGCCCGGACGTGGTCATCATCGCCACCGGGTCGGAAGTCGGCCTGGCTGTCGGCGCCGCCGAGCATCTGGCCGCAGAAGGCATCCAGGCGCGCGTGGTGTCGGTGCCGTCGACCACCGTGTTCGACAAGCAGGATGCCGCCTACAAGGCCAGCGTGCTGCCGGCCGGTGTGCCGCGCATCGCGGTCGAGGCGGGCGTGACCGATTTCTGGTGGAAGTACCAGGTGCAGGCCGTGGTCGGCATCGACACGTTCGGCGAGTCGGCTCCGGCGGGCGTGCTGTTCAAGCACTTCGGCTTCACCGTCGAGAACGTGTCCAACACAGCCAAGAGCGTCATCGCTCCGGCTGCCTAA
- the gap gene encoding type I glyceraldehyde-3-phosphate dehydrogenase, whose amino-acid sequence MTIKIGINGFGRIGRMVFRAAVANFKDIEVVAINDLLEPDYLAYMLKYDSVHGRFDGEVAVDGNTLIVNGKKIRLTAVKDPAELKWGEVGADVVVESTGIFLTKEGAQKHIDAGAKKVIMSAPSKDDTPMFVYGVNHGTYKGEAIISNASCTTNCLAPVAKVLNDKWGIKRGLMTTVHAATATQKTVDGPSNKDWRGGRGILENIIPSSTGAAKAVGVVIPELNKKLTGMSFRVPTSDVSVVDLTVELEKAATYDEICAEMKAQSEGALKGVLGYTEDKVVATDFRGDARTSIFDAEAGIALDGTFIKVVSWYDNEWGYSNKVLEMARVVAK is encoded by the coding sequence ATGACCATCAAGATCGGCATCAACGGCTTCGGCCGCATTGGACGCATGGTGTTCCGCGCCGCGGTCGCCAACTTCAAGGACATCGAAGTCGTTGCCATCAACGACCTGCTCGAGCCCGACTACCTGGCGTACATGCTGAAGTACGACTCCGTGCACGGCCGCTTTGACGGCGAAGTGGCGGTCGACGGCAACACGCTGATCGTCAACGGCAAGAAGATCCGCCTGACCGCCGTGAAGGACCCGGCCGAGCTGAAGTGGGGCGAGGTCGGTGCCGACGTGGTGGTCGAGTCGACCGGCATCTTCCTGACCAAGGAAGGCGCACAGAAGCACATCGACGCGGGCGCCAAGAAGGTGATCATGTCGGCGCCGTCCAAGGACGACACCCCGATGTTCGTCTACGGCGTGAACCACGGCACCTACAAGGGCGAGGCGATCATCTCCAACGCCAGCTGCACCACCAACTGCCTGGCCCCGGTGGCCAAGGTGCTGAACGACAAGTGGGGCATCAAGCGCGGCCTGATGACCACCGTGCACGCCGCTACCGCCACGCAGAAGACCGTTGATGGCCCGTCCAACAAGGACTGGCGCGGCGGTCGCGGCATCCTGGAAAACATCATCCCGTCGTCGACCGGCGCTGCCAAGGCCGTGGGTGTGGTGATCCCGGAACTGAACAAGAAGCTGACCGGCATGTCGTTCCGCGTGCCGACCTCGGACGTGTCGGTGGTCGATCTGACCGTCGAACTGGAAAAGGCCGCCACGTACGACGAGATCTGCGCCGAAATGAAGGCGCAGAGCGAGGGGGCCCTGAAGGGCGTGCTGGGCTACACGGAAGACAAGGTGGTGGCCACGGATTTCCGCGGCGATGCACGCACCTCGATCTTCGACGCCGAAGCCGGTATCGCGCTGGACGGCACCTTCATCAAGGTGGTGAGCTGGTACGACAACGAGTGGGGCTATTCGAACAAGGTACTGGAAATGGCCCGCGTGGTGGCCAAGTAA
- a CDS encoding LysR family transcriptional regulator — MVNVDTKLLVIFVELLSKWNATYVAEKMHMTAPAVSHSLGRLREIFDDPLFIRVPHGLTPTPKALELGPKVREMLDLWAAINEGDIATFDPAEAAGTFNVSFAGTLGDALFDRFLLRVKRLAPGLQVRLTESSSWEADVAAMRSNELDLAFSPFPTRHPEIVEEVVTSFNMWVCARKDHPVLKDRCSLDQYLECEHIFIAQGNPGSRAAPSLIPLDYALQQRGLKRHSTMTVHAWRTQAEVAAQTDLIFTVNSLMKDLVCEAYNLNAFPLPSELETVLGLNMLWHRSRNTHPMLVWARNLFKQVVAEYTGKASNAPMHPPMLTDDSGKAGKTGKGDAEKEDESRLSA, encoded by the coding sequence ATGGTCAACGTCGATACCAAGCTGTTGGTGATTTTTGTAGAGTTGCTCAGTAAGTGGAACGCTACCTATGTGGCGGAGAAGATGCACATGACAGCGCCTGCGGTATCGCATTCGCTGGGTCGCCTGCGCGAAATCTTCGACGATCCTTTGTTCATCCGCGTGCCGCACGGTCTGACGCCAACGCCCAAGGCGCTCGAACTCGGTCCCAAGGTGCGCGAGATGCTCGACCTGTGGGCGGCGATCAACGAGGGCGATATCGCCACGTTCGATCCTGCGGAAGCAGCCGGCACCTTCAACGTCAGCTTCGCCGGTACGTTGGGCGATGCCCTGTTCGACCGTTTCCTGCTGCGCGTCAAGCGCTTGGCGCCGGGTCTGCAGGTGCGTCTGACCGAGTCCTCCTCGTGGGAAGCCGATGTGGCGGCGATGCGTTCCAACGAGTTGGACCTGGCGTTCTCGCCGTTCCCGACGCGGCATCCGGAAATCGTGGAGGAGGTCGTCACCTCCTTCAACATGTGGGTCTGCGCGCGCAAGGACCATCCGGTTCTGAAGGACCGCTGCTCGCTCGATCAGTACCTCGAGTGCGAGCATATCTTCATTGCGCAAGGCAACCCCGGCAGCCGCGCGGCACCGTCGCTGATTCCGCTCGATTACGCGCTGCAGCAGCGCGGCCTGAAGCGCCACTCCACCATGACCGTGCACGCGTGGCGCACCCAGGCCGAAGTGGCGGCGCAGACGGACTTGATCTTCACGGTCAATTCGCTGATGAAGGATCTGGTGTGCGAGGCTTACAACCTCAACGCCTTCCCGCTGCCGTCGGAACTGGAAACCGTGCTTGGCCTGAACATGCTGTGGCACCGTAGCCGCAACACGCACCCGATGCTGGTGTGGGCGCGCAACCTGTTCAAGCAGGTGGTGGCCGAATACACCGGCAAGGCTTCCAACGCGCCGATGCACCCGCCGATGCTGACCGACGATTCCGGCAAGGCTGGCAAGACCGGCAAGGGCGACGCTGAAAAGGAGGATGAGTCGCGGCTGTCCGCCTGA
- the fur gene encoding ferric iron uptake transcriptional regulator, whose translation MPSPADLKNIGLKATVPRLKILEIFQTSEERHMSAEDVYRILLAEHMDIGLATVYRVLTQFEQAGLLSRNNFESGKAIYELNEGKHHDHLVCLDCGRVEEFFDGEIEQRQQSIARARGFALQEHALSLYGNCTKDPCPHRPKR comes from the coding sequence ATGCCGAGTCCTGCAGACCTCAAGAACATCGGTCTGAAAGCCACGGTGCCGCGGTTGAAGATTCTCGAGATCTTCCAGACCAGCGAAGAGCGCCACATGAGCGCCGAAGACGTGTATCGCATCCTGCTCGCCGAGCACATGGATATCGGCTTGGCGACGGTCTACCGCGTCCTGACGCAGTTCGAGCAGGCCGGCCTGCTGTCACGCAACAACTTCGAGTCCGGCAAGGCCATCTACGAACTCAACGAGGGCAAGCACCACGATCACCTGGTATGCCTCGACTGCGGCCGCGTGGAAGAATTCTTCGACGGCGAAATCGAGCAGCGCCAGCAGAGCATCGCCCGCGCCCGCGGATTCGCGCTGCAAGAACATGCCCTGTCGCTGTACGGCAATTGCACCAAGGACCCTTGCCCGCACCGCCCCAAGCGCTGA
- a CDS encoding outer membrane protein assembly factor BamE, with translation MTFFSARSPVRFAGDAVRRTGLVLGAVLAASALLAGCSTYDNSTRKIANAITPYRIDIVQGNFVSREQASQLKEGMTRDQVRYVLGSPLLTDMFHGDRWDYVFSFKRGNTDVVQERKLTVWFEGDRLAKWAGADDLPSEVELIAEIDGIKRPKKAAAEVAAAAGAAPAARAPSIPSAEMSDRVQSSAGSKNAVDVTLPERRTGGGGTDTSVPPPATTSP, from the coding sequence ATGACCTTTTTCTCTGCGCGCAGTCCTGTCCGTTTTGCCGGGGACGCTGTTCGCCGCACCGGCCTCGTGCTGGGCGCTGTGCTCGCCGCCTCGGCCCTGCTGGCCGGGTGCTCGACCTACGATAACTCCACGCGCAAGATCGCCAATGCCATCACGCCGTATCGCATCGATATCGTGCAGGGCAACTTCGTCTCGCGTGAGCAGGCCTCGCAACTCAAGGAAGGCATGACGCGCGACCAGGTGCGCTACGTGCTCGGTTCGCCGCTCCTGACCGACATGTTCCACGGCGACCGCTGGGACTACGTCTTCTCGTTCAAGCGCGGCAACACCGACGTGGTCCAGGAGCGCAAGCTGACGGTCTGGTTCGAGGGCGATCGCCTCGCCAAATGGGCGGGGGCCGATGACCTCCCGTCCGAGGTCGAACTGATTGCCGAGATCGACGGCATCAAGCGGCCGAAGAAGGCTGCGGCGGAAGTGGCTGCGGCTGCGGGCGCCGCACCGGCGGCACGCGCGCCGTCGATCCCGTCCGCCGAGATGAGCGACCGCGTGCAGTCGAGCGCGGGCTCCAAGAATGCCGTGGATGTCACGCTGCCCGAGCGTCGCACCGGCGGTGGCGGCACCGACACCAGCGTGCCGCCGCCGGCGACGACCTCGCCCTGA